The following are encoded together in the Pectobacterium punjabense genome:
- the lepB gene encoding signal peptidase I gives MANMFAVILALVTLVTGIVWCLERFVWAPARRKKFAAMSGADLADGAVSSKAIPQPGWIETIASVFPVVALVLVVRSFIYEPFQIPSGSMMPTLLIGDFILVEKFAYGIKEPFTQKTLIETGHPKRGDVVVFKYPSDPKVDFIKRVVGVPGDRVSYNPITKQVTIRPSCQGQQACDTALAVTYSNVQPSDFVQTFNQPGGESRGGFYQVPANDNSVDGVRMGARKESLGNVTHNILLVPGQQDQLGGYYQQSQQQLATWVVPAGHYFMMGDNRDNSLDSRYWGFVPERNLVGKATAIWMSFEKQEGEWPTGVRLSRIGGIH, from the coding sequence ATGGCCAATATGTTTGCCGTAATTTTGGCATTGGTGACGCTGGTCACGGGGATTGTCTGGTGTTTAGAGCGCTTCGTTTGGGCTCCGGCTCGCCGGAAAAAATTTGCCGCCATGAGCGGTGCCGATCTGGCTGATGGTGCGGTTTCGTCGAAAGCCATTCCACAACCCGGCTGGATCGAAACCATTGCATCCGTATTCCCGGTAGTGGCACTGGTATTGGTTGTGCGCTCCTTTATTTATGAGCCGTTTCAGATTCCATCCGGTTCGATGATGCCAACGCTGTTGATCGGTGATTTTATTCTGGTGGAGAAATTTGCCTATGGCATTAAAGAACCCTTTACGCAAAAAACGCTGATCGAAACGGGACACCCGAAGCGCGGTGACGTCGTGGTGTTTAAATACCCGTCCGACCCGAAGGTGGATTTCATCAAGCGTGTGGTTGGCGTGCCGGGCGATCGCGTCAGCTATAACCCAATAACTAAGCAGGTAACGATTCGTCCATCCTGCCAGGGGCAGCAGGCGTGTGATACAGCACTGGCGGTGACATACAGTAATGTGCAGCCTAGCGATTTTGTTCAGACTTTTAACCAGCCTGGTGGGGAATCGCGTGGCGGTTTCTATCAGGTGCCTGCCAATGACAACAGTGTCGATGGCGTTCGCATGGGCGCGCGCAAAGAGTCATTAGGCAATGTAACGCATAATATTTTGTTAGTACCGGGCCAGCAGGATCAGCTTGGTGGTTATTATCAGCAATCGCAGCAGCAACTTGCTACATGGGTTGTTCCCGCAGGGCACTACTTCATGATGGGTGATAACCGAGACAACAGTCTGGATAGTCGCTATTGGGGCTTCGTACCGGAGAGAAATCTGGTCGGTAAAGCTACTGCTATCTGGATGAGCTTTGAGAAGCAGGAAGGTGAATGGCCCACTGGCGTACGTTTGAGTCGCATTGGTGGCATTCATTAA